DNA sequence from the Lysinibacillus sp. OF-1 genome:
AGGAACTGGAGAGAAGGCTTTTATCCTTACTTGAAGGTGGATTTTCAGGTGAATGTGAGTGTAGACTCATAGCTATCTTGTGGCATAAGGAAGGGCAGAAATGTTGCTGGCACAACACTTCTGCCCTTAATCAATCGCTATTTTTTCGTAATGCGCTCAAAAAATTCGACGGTTTTATTCATATCTGTAACATGTTCATTGCACGTCTTACTATCCGCACAAATGTAATTGCTATGGGAGGTAAATGTGCCAACGACCTGTCCTTTGATCGAGGTAGTAAACAAGCCAACATCTGCATGGCGATTACAGATGGCGCAAATGCCGCGCACAGTGCTGTTGGGAAATGTGCCTTTAATACCTGCTAGCTGTCCATTTTGATCAAGGACAACGTATTTTCGATGTGTGCCGGGGTCATCCCATGCAAGATAACAAATTCGCTGGAAATCGAGTGCTTCTAGATTTGGTAGCTTTAGCTTTTTCTCCTTTTTAAATAAGGTTTTAAGCGTACTGGCTGTCACTGGCTTGAACGGGATGACATATGGCTTTAATTGTTCTAAAAAGGCATCCCCTTGCGCCCGATCTGTTATAGCAAAAAGTTGTTCAATCAGCTTTGTTTCCGTTGCTGATAACTCTAATTTTGTCGTTACCTCTGTATCCACAAGGCCCCGAACGGCTAGGATGACGTTTTTATCGTTCGTTGTCGTAAGAGCATGTAAAATTTTATTTAATTGCTGTTCTAGTAAATGATAATTAGCGACCGTTAAAAACGGCTGAATTGTTTGTTGTTCCATTTGAAATCTCTCCTGTTTAGTAGGCTATTTTATAAACTTTTGGCCTAAAGAGATCATTCAATTTTAGGTTATTTGTATAACTTAATCTAGACCTCTTTGACCTAAAGAAGACGTTCTAGAGCAAGCATTACAAGTGAATGCGTTCATGTCGATTCCTCCTTGAAAGAAAACTACGATTATTATAACATCTTTTGACATTTTGATAAATGCTAAAGCTCTACTTATTTTCTGAATTGTTTGATAGGTAGAAAATTGGTATAATGGTCTAAATTGGTTGACAGAGGGGGACTTTTTATGAAACAGATGACTGCATGGAAAACAACGCTTACTTGGAGAATTTATCAATTGTAGGAGGCATTATGATACTCAATAAACAAGGCTTTGATTTGTGGGCGGACGGGTATGATCAAACCGTGCAACTAAGTGAAGAAAATAATCAATATCCATTTGCAGGCTATAAAGCGATTTTAAATAAAATTATTAATGAAGTAATGGAGGTTCCCGCTTCCACTGTTTTAGATATTGGCTTTGGGACAGGTGTATTAACAGCGAAGCTTTATGAACATGGGCACGCCATCAATGGCCTCGATTTCTCATCCAATATGATCGCCATTGCGAAGGAAAAAATGC
Encoded proteins:
- a CDS encoding FusB/FusC family EF-G-binding protein, with amino-acid sequence MEQQTIQPFLTVANYHLLEQQLNKILHALTTTNDKNVILAVRGLVDTEVTTKLELSATETKLIEQLFAITDRAQGDAFLEQLKPYVIPFKPVTASTLKTLFKKEKKLKLPNLEALDFQRICYLAWDDPGTHRKYVVLDQNGQLAGIKGTFPNSTVRGICAICNRHADVGLFTTSIKGQVVGTFTSHSNYICADSKTCNEHVTDMNKTVEFFERITKK